One Thermococcus kodakarensis KOD1 genomic window carries:
- a CDS encoding OPT family oligopeptide transporter, translating to MEFKPYIPPEKSLPEYTVKAFVLGVLLSIVMGAANAYLGMYAGMTVSASIPAAVISMAILLAFKDRNILENNMVQTAASAGESLAAGVIFTFPALVVLEYYTTFPYYIVTIIAALGGSLGALFTVVLRRAFIVEEKLPYPEGTACAEVLIAGDKGGSHAKPIFYGGIFGGIYKLLGQTGLWSGTVETAKMIGSRVYYFGSDLSAALVAVGYIVGLNIAFLVFLGGAIAWFIAIPLYAGQMGSTDMSALDLAWTIWSTKIRYMGVGAMVVGGLWSLIKLRGPITRGIKAGLEAAKRRQAGEAVLRTEEDLPLNYVLILIAAFAIPLFLLYYHIIGSIGIAAVMAVILLIVGFLGSAIAGYLAGVVGSSNNPVSGITIMSLLFTALVLKALGLSGTEGMVATILVAAVICTAAAIAGDTMQDLATGYLVGATPKRQQVFEIIGTFAAALVMAPVLNLLIEAYGIAGTPTAKENALAAPQAFLMAKVTEGVFTGNLEWKMVYIGAGIAIALIIVDEILAMKKAKFRTPVMPVAVGIYLPLSLGVPIFIGGLIRHFASKAKGNGGEDMTDAGVLGAAGLIAGEALMGIIFAALIVANVAPSVGFTSNVLGVLLLAGIVIWLYMMGKKK from the coding sequence ATGGAGTTCAAACCATATATTCCCCCAGAGAAATCCCTGCCTGAATATACCGTAAAGGCGTTTGTTCTGGGCGTCCTTCTATCGATAGTGATGGGTGCTGCCAACGCCTACCTCGGAATGTACGCAGGAATGACCGTCAGTGCAAGCATTCCCGCAGCGGTTATCTCAATGGCGATACTCTTGGCTTTCAAGGACAGGAACATCCTTGAGAACAACATGGTTCAGACGGCGGCCTCCGCAGGCGAATCGCTCGCTGCTGGAGTCATATTCACCTTCCCTGCCCTAGTAGTTCTCGAGTACTACACCACGTTCCCATACTACATCGTGACAATCATAGCAGCGCTCGGTGGCTCCCTCGGTGCACTCTTCACGGTCGTACTGAGAAGGGCTTTTATAGTCGAGGAGAAGCTCCCCTATCCAGAAGGTACCGCCTGTGCCGAAGTTCTTATAGCTGGCGATAAGGGTGGAAGCCACGCCAAACCGATATTCTACGGTGGAATCTTCGGCGGCATCTACAAGCTCCTGGGCCAGACGGGCCTGTGGAGCGGAACAGTTGAGACCGCCAAGATGATAGGTTCCCGCGTCTACTACTTCGGAAGCGACCTCTCCGCGGCCCTCGTTGCCGTCGGTTACATTGTTGGTCTCAACATAGCGTTCCTGGTATTCCTCGGTGGTGCAATAGCATGGTTCATAGCGATACCCCTCTATGCAGGCCAGATGGGCTCAACCGACATGAGTGCCCTCGACCTTGCCTGGACGATATGGAGTACCAAGATCCGCTACATGGGTGTCGGTGCGATGGTCGTCGGCGGCCTGTGGAGCCTCATCAAGCTCAGGGGGCCGATAACCAGGGGCATCAAGGCGGGTCTTGAGGCTGCAAAGAGAAGGCAGGCTGGAGAGGCAGTTCTTAGAACTGAAGAAGACCTTCCGCTCAACTACGTCCTTATCCTTATAGCAGCCTTTGCAATACCGCTGTTCCTGCTCTACTACCACATCATAGGCTCAATCGGAATTGCCGCAGTTATGGCCGTGATACTCCTTATCGTCGGCTTCCTTGGAAGCGCGATAGCTGGCTACCTCGCGGGTGTCGTCGGGTCATCAAACAATCCAGTTTCAGGAATCACCATAATGAGCCTTCTCTTCACGGCCCTTGTGCTAAAAGCCCTTGGCCTCTCCGGAACTGAGGGCATGGTGGCCACGATCCTCGTCGCGGCGGTTATCTGTACCGCAGCTGCCATAGCAGGCGACACGATGCAGGATCTCGCAACAGGTTACCTCGTTGGAGCGACGCCGAAGAGACAGCAGGTCTTTGAAATCATTGGAACGTTTGCCGCGGCCCTCGTTATGGCTCCCGTGCTCAACCTCCTCATAGAGGCCTACGGAATAGCCGGAACACCAACAGCCAAAGAAAACGCCCTCGCGGCACCCCAAGCCTTCCTCATGGCCAAGGTCACCGAGGGTGTCTTCACCGGAAACCTGGAGTGGAAGATGGTCTACATAGGTGCAGGCATTGCAATAGCCCTCATAATCGTTGATGAGATACTCGCAATGAAGAAGGCAAAGTTCAGGACTCCCGTCATGCCCGTTGCGGTCGGTATCTACCTGCCGCTCAGCCTTGGTGTCCCAATATTCATAGGCGGTCTGATAAGGCACTTCGCCAGCAAAGCCAAGGGCAACGGTGGAGAGGACATGACCGACGCTGGAGTCCTCGGTGCGGCAGGACTAATAGCCGGTGAGGCCCTAATGGGCATTATCTTCGCGGCCCTCATCGTTGCCAACGTAGCGCCGAGCGTCGGGTTCACCAGCAACGTCCTTGGAGTCCTCCTCCTAGCCGGAATTGTTATCTGGCTCTACATGATGGGCAAGAAGAAGTGA
- a CDS encoding PqqD family protein: protein MEEYLNLIPVRNEKIKLRKIDGKYYLLIPMDSMLDFLARKLHGDYRRIELDEVGAYIWELCDGRRTVREIGKALKTRFGDEVEPLYERLLVFLLNLHKRYLITFIKPNEEIENGDYHERSS, encoded by the coding sequence ATGGAGGAGTACCTGAATTTAATTCCAGTAAGAAACGAGAAGATCAAGCTGAGGAAGATTGACGGAAAATATTACCTCCTCATCCCCATGGACTCGATGCTTGACTTTCTCGCGAGAAAACTCCATGGGGATTACCGAAGAATAGAACTCGACGAAGTGGGTGCGTACATATGGGAGCTCTGCGACGGGCGGAGAACGGTCAGGGAAATCGGAAAGGCCCTCAAGACCCGCTTTGGGGACGAAGTCGAACCCCTCTACGAGCGTCTCCTTGTTTTCCTGCTCAACCTCCACAAAAGGTATCTGATTACGTTTATTAAGCCCAATGAAGAAATCGAAAATGGTGATTACCATGAGCGAAGTTCTTGA
- a CDS encoding M20 family metallo-hydrolase produces MSEVLEKVSLEIDRLRDEMVNTLIELIKIPAISPDYGGEGEYDKAQKLLEIIKDWPFDRVEVYEAPDERAKNGVRPSILAYYYGEEGEKSPRLWILTHLDVVPPGDLSKWTVTEPFKPVVKDGKVYGRGSEDNGQSLVASLYAVRAMMNLGIRPKRTVILAFVSDEETGSHYGVEWLIKNHPELFRKDDLVLVPDGGNEDGTFIEVAEKSILWFKLKVRGKQVHASMPDKGLNAHRVALDLAYHLDKLLHEKYNKKDELFEPPESTFEPTMVQNPADSPNIAPGEHEVVFDCRVLPDYSLDDILNDVKALADEVKERHKREIEGKVLPEIDVEILQRLDAPAPTDPNSEIVVLLKEAIKKLRGKEAKVGGIGGGTFAAFFRKLGVPAVVWATLDETAHQPNEYAKIDNMVEDAKVMAALALL; encoded by the coding sequence ATGAGCGAAGTTCTTGAAAAAGTCTCTCTGGAGATCGACAGGCTCCGGGATGAGATGGTAAACACCCTTATAGAACTCATCAAAATCCCGGCCATAAGCCCCGACTACGGTGGCGAGGGAGAGTACGACAAGGCCCAGAAGCTCCTCGAGATAATAAAGGACTGGCCCTTTGACAGGGTCGAGGTTTACGAGGCCCCCGATGAGAGGGCAAAGAACGGCGTTAGGCCGAGCATTCTAGCTTACTACTACGGAGAAGAGGGCGAAAAAAGCCCGCGCCTCTGGATTCTGACTCACCTCGACGTTGTCCCACCCGGAGACCTGAGCAAGTGGACGGTGACCGAGCCGTTCAAGCCCGTCGTCAAGGACGGAAAGGTCTACGGAAGAGGATCAGAGGACAACGGACAGAGCCTCGTCGCTTCCCTCTACGCGGTCAGAGCCATGATGAACCTTGGAATCAGGCCGAAGAGGACTGTAATCCTCGCCTTCGTCAGCGATGAAGAGACTGGAAGCCACTACGGCGTTGAGTGGCTGATAAAGAACCATCCAGAGCTTTTCAGAAAGGACGACCTAGTCTTAGTCCCGGACGGTGGAAACGAGGACGGAACATTCATTGAGGTAGCTGAGAAGAGTATCCTCTGGTTCAAGCTGAAGGTTAGGGGAAAGCAGGTTCACGCAAGTATGCCTGACAAAGGCCTTAACGCCCACCGCGTCGCCCTTGACTTAGCTTACCACCTCGACAAGCTCCTCCACGAGAAGTACAACAAAAAAGACGAGCTGTTTGAGCCTCCGGAGAGCACCTTTGAGCCAACGATGGTCCAGAATCCAGCCGATTCTCCAAACATAGCTCCAGGAGAACACGAGGTCGTCTTCGACTGCAGGGTTCTGCCGGATTACAGCCTCGATGACATTCTCAACGACGTTAAGGCCCTCGCCGACGAGGTTAAAGAAAGGCACAAGAGGGAGATAGAAGGCAAAGTTCTGCCCGAGATAGACGTTGAAATCCTCCAGAGGCTCGACGCTCCAGCTCCAACGGATCCGAACAGCGAGATAGTTGTTCTCCTGAAGGAAGCCATCAAAAAGCTCCGCGGAAAGGAGGCCAAGGTTGGAGGAATCGGCGGTGGAACCTTTGCGGCCTTCTTCAGGAAGCTTGGGGTTCCTGCGGTGGTCTGGGCTACGCTCGACGAGACCGCCCACCAGCCCAACGAGTACGCCAAAATAGACAACATGGTGGAAGACGCGAAAGTCATGGCAGCGCTGGCGCTTCTCTGA
- a CDS encoding serpin family protein: protein MRRTVLLVTVLLVFIGGCLGQMENPRPTNNPSTSHPSDSYSTLPTTKYDVLKEGQEKPVVNAINSFTFDLYKELAGNNNNVFFSPFSIETALAMAYEGARGKTAEEMKRVLHLPEDDDARWTGFRYLLLSLKSPEGSPFILRSVNALWVQRGYSLREEYLGIVKEFYLGEAKEVDFQGNPAEAAREINEWVEEQTNGRIKDIVSGLSPLTRLVITNAVYFKANWSSRFRASDTRNETFHAPNGTVIVPMMHQTGEFPYFENDDLQALELPYEGERLGMLIILPKEGKFEKVEGNLSAGSIENILKNMREEKVKVALPKFRFEASYKLRDVLMDMGMKRAFLVPDFSGISNGENLAIEDVVHKSFISVAENGTEAAAATAVTLTMNAPMQEKEPKIFKADHPFIFFIYDRETGTILFMGRMMNPKDG from the coding sequence ATGAGGCGTACAGTTCTGCTTGTTACAGTTCTTCTCGTTTTCATTGGGGGATGCCTCGGTCAGATGGAGAATCCCAGGCCCACAAATAACCCATCAACATCACATCCATCGGACTCTTACTCCACCTTACCCACAACAAAGTACGACGTCCTGAAAGAGGGGCAGGAAAAGCCTGTGGTTAACGCGATCAACTCCTTCACATTTGACCTATACAAAGAGCTGGCAGGGAACAATAACAACGTCTTCTTCTCGCCCTTCAGCATCGAGACGGCCCTTGCCATGGCATATGAGGGAGCAAGAGGAAAGACCGCAGAAGAAATGAAGAGGGTCCTACATCTTCCTGAAGACGATGATGCGAGGTGGACAGGTTTTAGGTATCTTCTACTTTCCCTGAAAAGTCCCGAAGGCTCGCCTTTCATCCTCAGGAGCGTCAATGCACTCTGGGTTCAGAGGGGATATTCCCTACGGGAGGAGTATCTGGGAATTGTGAAGGAGTTCTACCTCGGGGAGGCAAAGGAAGTAGACTTTCAGGGCAATCCCGCGGAAGCGGCGAGGGAAATAAATGAGTGGGTTGAGGAACAGACGAACGGCAGGATAAAGGACATCGTATCGGGCTTAAGTCCCCTGACAAGGCTCGTGATAACGAACGCGGTTTACTTTAAGGCAAACTGGTCGAGCAGATTCAGGGCAAGCGACACGAGAAACGAAACCTTCCACGCTCCCAACGGGACAGTTATCGTCCCTATGATGCACCAGACTGGAGAATTCCCTTATTTTGAAAACGACGATCTTCAGGCCCTCGAACTTCCCTACGAGGGTGAAAGGCTGGGCATGCTGATAATCCTGCCCAAAGAAGGGAAGTTCGAAAAGGTGGAAGGCAACCTGAGCGCTGGCTCCATAGAGAACATCCTGAAAAACATGCGCGAGGAAAAGGTGAAAGTTGCCCTCCCGAAGTTCAGGTTCGAGGCTTCGTACAAGCTCAGGGACGTTCTCATGGACATGGGAATGAAAAGAGCATTTCTGGTGCCGGATTTCTCTGGAATCTCCAACGGGGAAAACCTAGCGATAGAGGATGTCGTCCACAAGAGCTTCATCAGCGTGGCCGAAAACGGAACCGAGGCGGCCGCGGCGACGGCAGTTACGCTAACGATGAACGCCCCTATGCAGGAGAAAGAACCAAAAATCTTCAAGGCCGACCACCCGTTCATCTTCTTCATCTACGACAGAGAGACTGGAACAATACTCTTCATGGGGCGCATGATGAACCCAAAGGATGGATAG
- a CDS encoding methyltransferase domain-containing protein — MPTWKDGKLGLPVKEALKVFPELGKYIDESGRLDFSNREARILYNRAIARAIFGLDVEYHPKGLVTTPISRYLFLKTFLRGGEKVLEIGTGHTAMMALMAERLFNCDVTATELDEEFFEYAKRNIEKNGANVKPIKSNGGIIRGVVPKGERFDVIFSAPPYYEAPTRGVLTEKEGVGGGRYGEAFSVRLIEEALEYLNPGGKVALFLPDKEPLIEAIAEKGKELGYSVRDVKFKVGTRWRHSLLLHKS, encoded by the coding sequence ATGCCCACTTGGAAGGACGGTAAGCTCGGACTGCCAGTTAAAGAGGCCCTCAAAGTCTTTCCCGAACTTGGGAAATATATCGACGAAAGTGGGAGACTCGACTTTTCAAACAGAGAAGCCAGAATACTCTACAACAGGGCAATTGCGAGGGCAATCTTCGGGCTGGATGTAGAGTATCATCCCAAAGGCCTCGTGACAACTCCAATCTCGCGCTACCTCTTCTTGAAGACTTTTCTTAGGGGAGGCGAAAAAGTCCTCGAAATAGGAACAGGACACACGGCTATGATGGCCCTCATGGCGGAAAGGCTTTTCAACTGCGACGTTACCGCGACTGAGCTTGACGAGGAATTCTTTGAATACGCAAAGAGAAACATAGAGAAGAACGGGGCAAATGTGAAGCCCATCAAGAGCAACGGCGGAATCATCAGAGGTGTCGTTCCCAAGGGAGAGAGGTTCGACGTCATCTTCTCTGCGCCACCCTACTATGAGGCCCCCACGAGAGGAGTATTAACGGAAAAAGAGGGTGTCGGTGGAGGAAGATACGGCGAGGCGTTTTCCGTAAGGCTCATCGAGGAGGCACTTGAATATCTCAACCCAGGGGGCAAAGTTGCCCTGTTCCTTCCAGACAAGGAGCCGCTGATAGAGGCTATCGCGGAAAAGGGAAAAGAGCTCGGCTACTCCGTTAGGGACGTTAAGTTCAAGGTCGGAACGAGATGGAGGCACAGCCTCCTGCTACATAAGTCCTAA
- a CDS encoding class I SAM-dependent rRNA methyltransferase, whose product MARVIVDAQAARAIGKGAMIVFKKGVVRTEGEINPGDIVEVYTRGGKFLGKGFANPNSNIMVRLVTKDKDTEINKELFRERIRKANEYRKNVLGYDKAYRMVYGEADYLPGLIVDRFNEIASIQISSVGMERFKLDLAEAIMEAEPEIETVFEKNTGRSRRREGLPEIERVLLGKEKYRTVIEEGRAKFIVDMRGQKTGFFLDQRENRIALEKYVKPGMRVLDVFTYTGGFAIHAAVAGADEVVAVDKSPWAINMVKENAKLNGVEDKMKYIVGSAFPVMEEMIKRGEKFDIVILDPPAFVQHEKDLKRGLRAYFNVNYAGLQLVKEGGILVTASCSQHVDLQTFKDMVIAAAAKAGKFLKMLEPYRTQAPDHPILMASKDTEYLKALFLYVEDMK is encoded by the coding sequence ATGGCGAGAGTTATAGTTGATGCTCAAGCAGCGAGGGCAATAGGAAAGGGTGCGATGATAGTCTTCAAGAAGGGTGTCGTGAGAACCGAGGGCGAGATAAACCCTGGAGATATCGTTGAGGTTTACACGAGGGGCGGCAAGTTCCTCGGGAAAGGTTTTGCCAACCCGAACTCAAACATTATGGTCAGGCTCGTCACAAAGGATAAGGACACCGAGATAAACAAGGAGCTGTTCCGCGAGAGGATAAGGAAGGCCAACGAGTACAGGAAGAATGTCCTCGGCTACGACAAAGCCTACCGCATGGTCTACGGTGAGGCTGATTACCTTCCTGGTCTTATAGTTGACCGCTTCAACGAAATAGCCTCGATCCAGATTTCAAGCGTCGGAATGGAGAGGTTTAAGCTCGACCTTGCCGAGGCCATAATGGAGGCCGAGCCCGAAATCGAGACCGTCTTTGAGAAGAACACCGGCAGGAGCAGGAGAAGGGAGGGCCTCCCCGAAATAGAGCGCGTCCTCCTCGGAAAGGAGAAGTACAGGACGGTAATAGAGGAGGGCAGGGCGAAGTTCATAGTCGACATGCGCGGCCAGAAAACGGGTTTCTTCCTCGACCAGAGGGAGAACAGGATAGCCCTTGAGAAGTACGTCAAGCCTGGCATGAGGGTTTTAGACGTTTTCACGTACACGGGCGGCTTTGCCATCCACGCAGCGGTTGCGGGAGCTGATGAAGTTGTGGCAGTTGACAAATCACCGTGGGCTATCAACATGGTGAAGGAGAACGCGAAGCTGAACGGCGTCGAGGATAAGATGAAGTATATCGTAGGCTCGGCCTTCCCTGTCATGGAGGAGATGATAAAGAGGGGTGAGAAGTTCGACATCGTTATCCTCGATCCTCCTGCCTTCGTCCAGCACGAGAAAGACCTAAAGCGCGGACTCAGGGCCTACTTCAACGTTAACTATGCAGGACTTCAGCTGGTCAAGGAGGGCGGAATACTGGTTACCGCCTCCTGCTCCCAGCACGTTGACCTGCAGACCTTCAAGGACATGGTCATAGCGGCTGCGGCAAAGGCAGGCAAGTTCCTTAAGATGCTCGAACCGTACAGGACGCAGGCCCCAGACCACCCAATATTGATGGCTTCAAAGGACACCGAATACTTAAAGGCTCTCTTCCTCTACGTTGAGGACATGAAGTGA
- a CDS encoding DUF5748 family protein, translating to MHFEVVKEFLEDIGADWIEIEGEIHLDPEVFYEVWKYVGQPELKTYVIEDEVVEPGSYDPPEMKYTDVKKVKIKKVYFETLDGKKIVTDYSEFQKLVKEKSA from the coding sequence ATGCACTTCGAGGTAGTCAAGGAGTTTCTGGAGGACATCGGAGCCGACTGGATTGAGATTGAGGGGGAGATACACCTCGACCCCGAGGTCTTCTATGAGGTCTGGAAGTACGTCGGCCAGCCCGAGCTTAAGACGTACGTTATTGAAGACGAGGTCGTCGAGCCAGGTTCTTACGACCCTCCCGAGATGAAGTATACAGACGTTAAGAAGGTCAAGATTAAGAAAGTCTATTTCGAGACCCTTGACGGCAAGAAGATAGTTACCGACTACTCCGAATTCCAGAAACTCGTGAAGGAGAAGTCAGCCTGA
- a CDS encoding tripartite tricarboxylate transporter permease, which yields MLRDLLLGVLFGTFTGLTPGIHVNTLAVLLNGALLPSLTLFAMGLTHTYLDAFPSTFLGIPDEGTALSILPAHRLVLAGKGMEVIRIALYSSFLGTLFFTPLVPLYLAIAPMYTFTIGKAVVLLLMILLVLTEKGTKKLWAASIVILSGLVGLMILRISLNEPLYHLLTGLFGVPVILIALFYETSEVSPGSAELEMDTKSLVLFSFMGTLLGMIASLVPAFTSSQAALIGSFFSKDERSFLAVVYSTNTANFLFSLVNFLETGRARNGIVMRMSPMGLSTLYTFILASLFVGILVMLYGEVISKILASIVFKIPYRALNLGVLVFLIILSAYFDGASGILALAASSIVGILAVLLGVKRTNCMGALMVPVLLG from the coding sequence ATGCTCAGGGATCTCCTGCTAGGAGTGCTCTTTGGAACTTTTACTGGTTTAACGCCGGGAATCCACGTCAACACTCTAGCAGTTCTGCTCAATGGTGCACTGTTGCCTTCACTCACGCTGTTTGCGATGGGACTCACCCACACATACCTCGACGCGTTTCCCTCAACTTTCCTTGGAATTCCGGATGAGGGAACGGCCCTCAGCATTCTGCCTGCACACAGACTCGTCCTTGCTGGGAAGGGAATGGAAGTCATAAGAATAGCGCTGTATTCGAGCTTTCTGGGGACGCTGTTTTTCACCCCTCTGGTTCCACTGTATCTCGCGATAGCACCCATGTACACTTTCACTATTGGCAAGGCGGTCGTTTTGCTCCTGATGATTCTGCTGGTGCTAACGGAAAAGGGCACAAAAAAGCTCTGGGCGGCGTCCATAGTAATCCTTTCTGGACTGGTCGGACTTATGATCCTCAGAATTTCCCTCAACGAACCGCTTTATCATCTTTTGACGGGTCTGTTCGGAGTTCCAGTTATCCTCATTGCGTTGTTTTACGAGACGTCCGAGGTATCGCCCGGAAGTGCTGAACTGGAGATGGACACTAAATCTCTCGTGTTATTTTCTTTTATGGGAACGCTTCTCGGTATGATCGCTTCTTTGGTTCCCGCGTTCACATCATCTCAGGCGGCGCTTATAGGGTCGTTTTTCTCAAAGGACGAGCGCTCTTTTCTGGCGGTTGTCTACTCCACAAACACGGCAAACTTCCTCTTTTCTCTGGTTAACTTTCTCGAAACCGGGAGGGCCAGAAACGGTATCGTGATGAGGATGTCCCCAATGGGTCTTTCGACCCTTTACACCTTTATCCTCGCTTCACTCTTCGTTGGGATTTTGGTAATGCTCTACGGTGAAGTTATCTCAAAAATTCTGGCATCGATTGTTTTTAAAATTCCGTACAGAGCCCTCAACCTTGGTGTTCTTGTGTTTCTTATAATTCTCTCCGCGTATTTTGACGGAGCCTCGGGAATCCTAGCCCTCGCTGCCTCCTCCATCGTTGGCATTCTGGCGGTTCTGCTCGGTGTTAAGCGGACCAACTGCATGGGGGCTCTGATGGTGCCAGTGCTCTTGGGTTAG
- a CDS encoding ATPase domain-containing protein → MTGEWTVPRVKSGIPGFDELVNGGFPKGTTVLVTGPTGSGKTTFAVQFVYKGVELYDEPGVIVTLEERAVDLRREMRAFGWDIEKYEKEGKIAIIDGVSAVVGLPSEEQYVLEGNLNTEDFLRYIYRVVKAIDAKRLVIDSIPSIAFRLKKEEEIREVLLQLNTILLEMGVTSILTTEAPEPSRGKISRYGIEEYIARGVVLLDFIEREVELKRYLLIRKMRETKHSMKKYPFEIMSDGLVVYPSGEIY, encoded by the coding sequence ATGACCGGTGAATGGACTGTTCCCAGAGTAAAAAGCGGGATTCCTGGGTTCGATGAGCTTGTAAACGGCGGGTTCCCTAAGGGTACAACTGTTCTTGTGACTGGTCCAACGGGTAGCGGTAAGACCACCTTTGCAGTCCAGTTTGTCTATAAGGGTGTTGAGCTCTACGACGAGCCTGGTGTCATTGTGACACTTGAGGAGCGTGCAGTCGATCTCAGAAGGGAGATGCGCGCGTTCGGATGGGACATAGAGAAATACGAAAAAGAGGGTAAAATAGCAATCATAGACGGTGTCAGCGCCGTTGTTGGCCTCCCCTCCGAGGAGCAGTATGTACTTGAGGGCAACCTTAACACCGAGGACTTCCTCAGGTACATATACCGCGTTGTTAAGGCCATAGATGCCAAAAGGCTTGTAATAGATTCGATTCCATCCATCGCGTTCAGGTTAAAGAAAGAGGAAGAAATCAGGGAGGTTCTGCTCCAGCTGAACACGATACTTCTTGAGATGGGCGTGACTTCTATCCTGACTACTGAGGCCCCCGAACCATCCAGGGGGAAAATCAGCAGGTATGGAATTGAGGAGTACATTGCTAGGGGTGTTGTTCTCCTTGACTTCATAGAGCGTGAGGTTGAGCTGAAGAGGTATCTCCTGATAAGGAAGATGCGTGAGACCAAGCACTCAATGAAGAAGTACCCGTTCGAAATAATGAGCGACGGACTCGTTGTGTACCCGAGCGGTGAGATATACTGA
- the priL gene encoding DNA primase large subunit PriL — MLDPFGKRAESLIREEFGDLLALLERVPSAISVEEPISLVSWMLESENPPQELVEVDNLEELRDLFKFYALLGAASISPYGLEAEVVKRATLRLYSERIKASKNLSETMLPVVPVGENEIPHNDLNILERRMDRNLSPEEKEKLKIKYKIPIKDLLNLWGSSLKEVYIRNGYAYLRWETALKMWEKAFEKRFERAVNILYEYRDELPEFYHRLREKLEEIAEEYFKERGEMFKGTASPLRFDLFPPCVKEALKGVPAGMRNYAITVLLTSFLSYARICPNPPKKDVRIKDCINDLKIIEEEILPVIIEAGNRCKPPLFEDQPHEIKNIWYHLGFGLTDSPTMEDSGNSTWYFPPNCDKIRANAPQLCKPDKYCRGIKNPLSYYLKRLYLEGKKKEGETSE; from the coding sequence ATGCTCGACCCCTTTGGAAAAAGAGCGGAGAGCCTCATAAGGGAAGAATTTGGGGACCTGCTGGCCCTTCTGGAGCGGGTACCCTCCGCCATTTCAGTTGAGGAACCGATAAGTCTAGTAAGCTGGATGCTTGAATCAGAAAATCCACCGCAAGAACTTGTTGAGGTAGACAACCTAGAGGAACTCCGTGATCTGTTCAAGTTTTATGCTCTCCTCGGAGCGGCTTCCATATCTCCCTACGGGCTTGAGGCCGAGGTCGTCAAGAGGGCTACCCTGCGGCTGTATTCCGAGAGAATAAAGGCCTCTAAAAATCTCAGTGAAACCATGTTGCCCGTTGTCCCCGTGGGAGAAAATGAAATTCCCCATAATGACCTGAACATCCTTGAAAGGAGAATGGACAGGAATTTATCCCCCGAGGAAAAGGAGAAGCTGAAAATAAAATACAAGATACCCATAAAGGACCTTCTAAACCTGTGGGGGAGCTCTCTGAAGGAGGTGTATATAAGAAACGGATACGCCTACCTCAGATGGGAAACCGCCCTGAAGATGTGGGAAAAAGCCTTTGAGAAAAGGTTCGAGAGGGCCGTTAACATCCTCTACGAGTACAGGGATGAACTCCCAGAATTCTACCACAGGCTCAGGGAGAAACTCGAAGAAATAGCTGAGGAGTACTTCAAAGAGAGGGGAGAGATGTTCAAGGGGACTGCATCACCGCTAAGGTTCGACCTCTTCCCCCCGTGCGTTAAGGAAGCGCTCAAGGGAGTGCCCGCGGGCATGAGAAACTACGCCATAACCGTGCTTCTGACGAGTTTCCTCAGCTACGCAAGAATCTGTCCTAATCCACCCAAAAAAGACGTCAGGATAAAAGACTGCATTAACGACCTCAAGATCATCGAAGAGGAGATACTGCCGGTCATAATAGAGGCCGGAAACCGCTGTAAACCGCCGCTCTTCGAAGACCAGCCTCATGAGATAAAGAACATCTGGTACCACCTCGGCTTTGGTCTGACCGACAGCCCAACAATGGAGGACAGCGGAAACTCAACGTGGTACTTTCCCCCAAACTGCGACAAGATCCGGGCAAACGCACCCCAGCTGTGCAAACCGGACAAGTACTGCCGCGGAATAAAGAACCCGTTGAGCTACTACCTCAAGAGGCTCTACCTTGAGGGAAAAAAGAAGGAAGGTGAGACCAGTGAGTAA